From Fibrobacterota bacterium, the proteins below share one genomic window:
- a CDS encoding membrane protein insertion efficiency factor YidD — translation MRPLRSLVLSAVLAFAAAARADSPEPISQAYLANEKAAVASGPGVLKAFFDLLLWGYRNGVSPADGPTCSFTPTCAGFALEALRKHGVAEGILMTGDRLLRCNPYDRSIYPRIGPDGHYLDPVR, via the coding sequence GAGACCGCTGCGTAGCCTCGTCCTGTCCGCCGTCCTGGCCTTCGCCGCCGCGGCCCGCGCCGATTCCCCGGAGCCGATTTCGCAGGCTTATCTCGCCAACGAGAAGGCCGCCGTCGCATCGGGCCCGGGGGTTTTGAAGGCTTTTTTCGATCTGCTTTTATGGGGTTATCGGAACGGCGTCTCCCCCGCCGACGGGCCCACTTGCTCTTTCACTCCCACCTGCGCCGGCTTCGCCCTCGAGGCATTGCGTAAACACGGAGTCGCCGAAGGCATCCTGATGACGGGCGATCGGCTCCTCCGTTGCAATCCGTACGATCGCTCCATTTATCCGCGCATCGGTCCCGACGGGCATTATCTTGATCCGGT